AGCCGCACCAGGCGCTGGCTGCCGTCGGCCTCGGTGATGCGCAGGCGCCCCGAGCCCTGGATTTGCAGCACCAGCGCATCCACCGGGTCGGACAGCCAGGCAATCGCGCGCCCGGCCAATTGGGCCTTGGCCTCGGGCAAGGTCTCCATTTCCTGCCGGGTGTACCAGGGCTTGCGCTGGCCCAGGGTGGCCGGCGGGCGGTACAGGGGTACGGCGGAAGCGCTGGTGGGGTTGCGGGTGCCGTCCAGCAGCGGCTCGTAGTAGCTGGTGAGCAGGCCCTCGGAGCTGCCAAGCAGCGGCTCCACCTTGTAGGGCTGCAGGCGGGCGACCATCCAGGCGCGCTGCTCGTCGCCGCTGCCGATGCTCAGGCGACGCACCTCCTTGCACAGCGGCGCCTGGACCGGGCCGGGGCGCTCGCAGCTTTTGGTCCAGGCGTTCCAGGCCTCGTGCAGCGGGTCCTGGCCAAAACCGGGCAGTTCGGCCCAGCGCACCGCCGTCCAGCGGCTTTTGCCCTGGGTGATGGGGGGCGGCAAGGGACCGGTGTCGCCCGGGACGGCGTACGGCGGGGCCTCAGGGAGGCCGGGCACGGTCGGCACCGCCGCCGGGGTAGATGGCGGGGCTTCGGGCATGCGGGTGGCGCAGGCGGCCAGGGTTCCTACAATCGCGGCCAGAGCGGCTTGGCGCGCGCCGCGCGCCGAGAAAAAATCTACAAGGAGTCGGGGCATGGTGTTGTTGTTACTGGAAGCGCTGGGAGCGGGGGTGTTGCTGGTGCTGATTGTCTGGTGGACCATGTTCTCGGGCCGTAAAAACGGCGAAATCGTCCAAAAATCGGAAGAAAAAGAGCCGCCAGCGCCCATTGAATAAGCGTGAGAAGCTACATTTTTTGTAGCAAATTGGCCAATTCCACGGCCGACTTCACTTCCATCTTGTCAAACACCCGGCCCCGGTGGACTTCCACCGTGCGCACGCTGATCTCGAGCTGGTCGGCAATCAGTTTGTTGGGCAGGCCCAGCACCACCAGCCGCATCACGTCGCGTTCGCGCTCGGTGAGTTCGGTCAGGCGGGTTTGCAGGCGCTGGCGGCCTTCGCGGGCGCGCAGGTTCAGGGCCGACTGGGCCAGGGCCTGCTCGATGCGGTCCACCAGCGCATTGTCGGAAAACGGCTTTTCGCAGAAGTCAAAAGCCCCGCGCTTGACGGCGTCCACGGCGGTCGGCACATCGGCGTGGCCGGTCAAAAAGATCACCGGCATGGGCTGGTGCAGCCCGCGGGCAATCAGCTTGTCGAACAGCGCCAGTCCGCTGATGCCGGGCATGCGCACATCCAGCAGCAGGCAGCAGGCCTGGCGCGGCACAAAGCCGGTGGCCAGCATGGTCTCGAAGGCTTCGGCGCTGGGAAACCCCTCGCTGAACAGGCCACGCGAGCGCAGCAGCCACGACAGCGCATCGC
This sequence is a window from Rhodoferax sp. WC2427. Protein-coding genes within it:
- a CDS encoding murein transglycosylase A, with the translated sequence MVHQTISTSNTPAPSASSNNNTMPRLLVDFFSARGARQAALAAIVGTLAACATRMPEAPPSTPAAVPTVPGLPEAPPYAVPGDTGPLPPPITQGKSRWTAVRWAELPGFGQDPLHEAWNAWTKSCERPGPVQAPLCKEVRRLSIGSGDEQRAWMVARLQPYKVEPLLGSSEGLLTSYYEPLLDGTRNPTSASAVPLYRPPATLGQRKPWYTRQEMETLPEAKAQLAGRAIAWLSDPVDALVLQIQGSGRLRITEADGSQRLVRLAYAGTNDQPYKSVGRWLLDQGLIRDATWPGIKAWIVQNPQRVNELLWSNPRTVFFREEVLSELDMAFGPRGAQGVALTPGRSIAVDPASIPYGTPVWLASPGPWAPLQKLVFAQDTGSAITGAVRADYFAGWGPEAGDLAGRLKQPLKLWVLWPK
- a CDS encoding response regulator transcription factor, which encodes MQPVQDATVFIVDDDASVRDALSWLLRSRGLFSEGFPSAEAFETMLATGFVPRQACCLLLDVRMPGISGLALFDKLIARGLHQPMPVIFLTGHADVPTAVDAVKRGAFDFCEKPFSDNALVDRIEQALAQSALNLRAREGRQRLQTRLTELTERERDVMRLVVLGLPNKLIADQLEISVRTVEVHRGRVFDKMEVKSAVELANLLQKM